One window of Streptococcus troglodytae genomic DNA carries:
- the rlmH gene encoding 23S rRNA (pseudouridine(1915)-N(3))-methyltransferase RlmH translates to MKVKLITVGKLKEKYLKDGIAEYCKRLKRFTKFELEELPDEKIPNNASQAQNTHILEKEGQRILNKISNREFVIVLAIEGKQFSSEKFSQLLSATMLKGYSDLTFVIGGSLGLSQEVKKRASILMSFGLLTLPHQLMRLVLVEQIYRAFMIQEGSPYHK, encoded by the coding sequence ATGAAGGTCAAATTAATCACAGTTGGTAAATTAAAGGAAAAATATCTGAAAGATGGAATTGCTGAATATTGTAAACGTCTAAAGCGTTTTACTAAATTCGAACTGGAAGAATTACCGGATGAGAAAATTCCAAATAATGCTAGTCAAGCTCAAAATACTCATATTCTTGAAAAAGAGGGTCAGCGAATTCTTAATAAGATTTCTAATCGTGAGTTTGTTATTGTTTTAGCAATAGAAGGGAAACAGTTTTCTTCTGAGAAATTTAGCCAACTTTTATCTGCTACAATGTTGAAAGGATATTCTGATTTGACCTTTGTTATTGGAGGGAGTTTAGGGTTATCACAGGAAGTTAAAAAAAGAGCTTCTATATTAATGAGTTTTGGCTTATTAACTCTTCCTCATCAGTTAATGCGTCTTGTTTTGGTAGAACAAATTTATCGAGCCTTTATGATTCAAGAGGGAAGTCCTTACCATAAATAA